A part of Legionella sainthelensi genomic DNA contains:
- a CDS encoding aminotransferase class V-fold PLP-dependent enzyme — translation MKISEVRQLFPGLNDKVFLDAACVSLLPVSSKLAIDNFLDIALHCYAEDASAHHIQMDRMRLAALDEAAKLLQVNVNNLALIESTTFGLNTAANALNLQHGDNVLIADSEFLQVSIPWIKKQQKMGIEIKPVYTQDGKLTINEFEKRIDKNTKAICVSSVQWCTGYRIDLEALGKLCQQNDIWLIVDGIHELGAMEVNLQKHYVDFYIAGGHKWLNSPLGCGIMYLSDRVLNELSPNSFGYLSLEEPQGGWGTYFRTPSITPFQPFNFSKTAKQFEVGGTSNYIGAIGLGKSISLINQLGIKSIESRIRELSNLLHQELNKLNVFKITQEDEASQSGITVFSFYNNAEKDLALLKALLERKIYLSMRYTSNLGGLRVSTHFFNNEEDIQKLIHSIRTITN, via the coding sequence ATGAAAATTTCAGAAGTAAGACAATTATTTCCAGGATTAAACGATAAAGTTTTTTTAGATGCAGCTTGTGTGAGTTTACTTCCTGTTTCTTCTAAATTAGCAATTGATAATTTTTTAGATATAGCTTTGCACTGCTATGCTGAAGATGCTTCAGCACATCACATTCAAATGGATAGAATGAGATTAGCAGCGCTTGATGAAGCTGCAAAATTACTTCAAGTTAATGTGAATAACCTTGCTTTGATTGAAAGCACCACCTTTGGATTAAACACCGCTGCTAATGCTTTAAATTTACAGCATGGTGATAATGTATTGATTGCTGATTCCGAGTTTTTACAAGTATCTATTCCTTGGATAAAAAAACAACAAAAAATGGGCATAGAAATTAAACCCGTTTACACCCAAGATGGAAAATTAACTATTAATGAGTTTGAAAAGAGGATAGATAAAAACACGAAAGCGATTTGTGTATCATCAGTACAATGGTGTACAGGATATCGAATTGATCTCGAAGCATTAGGTAAACTATGTCAGCAAAATGATATTTGGTTAATTGTAGATGGAATCCATGAACTGGGCGCCATGGAAGTCAATCTACAAAAACACTATGTCGATTTTTATATTGCTGGGGGACATAAATGGTTAAATTCGCCGCTTGGTTGTGGGATCATGTATCTTTCCGACCGCGTTTTGAATGAACTATCACCGAATTCTTTCGGTTATTTATCTCTCGAAGAACCACAAGGAGGATGGGGAACTTATTTCAGAACACCCTCTATCACTCCGTTTCAACCCTTTAATTTTTCTAAAACCGCAAAACAATTTGAAGTCGGTGGCACATCGAATTACATAGGTGCAATTGGGCTTGGAAAATCCATTTCACTTATTAATCAACTTGGGATTAAATCCATTGAATCAAGAATTCGTGAACTAAGTAACCTATTACATCAAGAACTTAATAAGCTAAATGTCTTTAAAATTACTCAAGAAGATGAGGCCTCACAATCGGGAATCACTGTATTTAGTTTTTATAATAATGCTGAAAAAGACTTAGCCCTACTTAAAGCTTTGCTCGAAAGAAAAATATATTTATCCATGCGTTATACATCAAATTTAGGCGGACTAAGGGTATCTACGCATTTTTTCAATAATGAAGAGGATATTCAAAAGCTAATTCATTCCATTCGTACAATAACAAATTAG